CTCCCAGGAGACGGGTTGCTTTTTTAAGGATTTTACTGGCTTCTTCCTTTGATTCGAATTTCCACTGTTGGCCTTGTTGTCGCACACTTTCAACATCGATATTGTCCCAGTTGTACAAACCGGGTACCATGACAGGCTCATTAGCTATTTCATTGGTCATAGGATTTATGGGATAAAGCGGGATTACACTTCCCGGACCACCACCTGCTGCGTTAAATCCGGAATAATCAAATTCTACAGCCCAGGCGCCGGCGTTCAAGGCCTCATCCAACCCGGTCCAGCCTGTTTCATTATGGCGCTGGGTTAACATGGCACCCAAATGTTGAGTATGGAAAAGAATGCTTGTTTCTGTATGTGTCGCTGGACGCCCTTTGATCCCAAGTCTTTCCGCATTCAGCGTGGGCAGGTCTTTCCCCGTATCTTTCTTGCCTGTGATTTTGGAAACATCGTCGTAATGAAACTTAATAGGAGTCTTGTTTGCTTCCGGGTCGAAAGTCTTTTCAAAGAAGTTCTTCAGACTATTGTAACGTTGGTACTTTGCATCCACCTTGTATGGAAATTCTGAGGTTTCCGTGATCGGAGCCACGATGTCCGCAGCATCAGCCACCAAGGGGCTAACCATCCCCTTCACCGCAGATGCCGAGGCTACAGCAGCTGCAGCTGCTCCAAGCATCGAGGCTTTTAAAAAATTCCTCCTGTTGATTTCTCCCATTCGAATCTTCCTCCTTAATAATAATTGCACGTGCCTAATAATTATTATAAAACTACTCTATTAATTTTGATGTGCAGGGATATACAATATATGAGCACACCAACAGATGGCTTGTAAAGAAATTGGCATATCGGTACGAACATTGCAACGTTAGTGTAAGAATGGGGCACCTGAAGCAGATCGGAGACCCTTGGCAAAGCGCTCTGAACCAGCGAATAAACTTACGGAAGCAGAATGCAAGGAGATTCTAGAATTAGTCAACTAACCTGAATTTCAAAGTTTACCACCCAGTCAGATTGTCCCGATGCTTGCGGACCAAGGTATCTACATCGCCTCCGAATCAACCTTCTATCGAGTCATGCATGAAGCAGGTGAACAGAATCATCGTGGACGTTGTAAGGCACCCTCCAGCAGACCTAAATCCACGCATTGTGCGACCGAACCTAATCGTGTACGGTCTTGGGATATTACATATTTGCCAGGCCCTGTTAGAGGAATCTACTTCTATTTATATCTCATCCTGGACATCTTTAGCCGAGACATTGTCGGATGGGAAGTCTGGATCGAAGAAAGTGCGGAACATGCCAGTCAACTCATTCGGTGGGCAGTCATGGCTCAGAATATAACCCGACAAGAAGAACCTTTGGTCTTGCATTCTGATAATGGTAGCCCGATGAAAGGCGAATCCATGCTGGAAATGCTCTATCAATTGGGTATTACATCGTCTAGGAGTCGCCCGAGGGTTAGTAGATTCATCAAAAGAATGCCTCAGCTGCCAGAATAATGGAAGCCATTCATGAGCCATTAGGGTTGGTTCAGGGAGAATACCCTAACAATGTCGTAACTCCTACACAAGTCTCCCAGGCTTACCTTGATCTAGCTAAGATTCTGAAGCTCCTTAAAACCAATATTACTTTGACAAAGTTCCGCTCATGTACCAAGCTGGATCTGACGATAAACCTGAAATAATAGGACATTTTAAAATCGCCGAAACGCTTGTATTTCAAACGTTCCGGCGATTTTCGACCTCCTTTCTCCTAAAGTCAGGAGGATAAAGATGAATCTAAAATAGATGCATCTTAAAGTTTGATTTGATCAAAGTAATGAGTTAAGTGTCAGGGTGCCACGCGGGATACCGCAGGCTTAAGGCCGAGGATATGCGCGCTGGCATCCCAGTGACACGAGCAAATAAGTAAGCTGGAGGACCGAAGGGACTTTTTGATCCGCAGATAACAAAAGTTCCTTCGGGCAAGCGCCGAGCGTCCGGTCTTATTTCGTTGGTTCCTTGTAGTAGTCACCATCGCCAGTGTCGGTAGCAAGTGGAAGTTCATGAGGTAACGTCGTGATTAACTCATTTAGTACTAAAGTAATTTTGTTCAAATGCGTAAACTACCGTTATCTATTCCAGAGGGAGCAGTATTTATATTTTACTGCTCCCCTCCCCATAAAATCCTATTAATAAAAAAATTAGTATTTATACTATTTTTGATTAGCAATTATCTCAACTTTCGGTCGCGGTCGAGCGTAGGTCGTGTAATTTAGCGGGTGGAAATCCCGTTCTAGAAACTGGGAGGATTGTTTTACCTTTTCGCAGATGAGGTGACAAACTCAGATTTGAAAACAGCATTACGCCAATTAATGGCGTTTGTTCTTAATCTATTACCGAATAAGCCGAAGAATTACGAATCGCTTTGTCAATTACAGTACTGGATCAATGATTCACCCAGTCATATCAAGGCTTTATATTCGCACAACTAGGGTTCGAAAGTTGAGTCATTATAATTTACTAAAGATATTAATATTATTCAGAATATAATTCAGGACGAATTAAGGTTTTGAAATCTTTGCAAAAGTATATATAGTGTTCCATCACTTTAATTAATCCTTTCTTTTTTAAATCAGTTAAATGTAATGTAACATATTCTCTGGTGGTACCAATAATATCTGCAATATCTTGATGTGTGAATTTATATTTAGAACGATACCATCCGTTTTCTTCAACTTGAAATGGGTCATTAAGATTGCGAAGAAATAATATTAGTCTCTGTTTTGGACAGTAAGAAGACGAACTTTCCAAGCGTTCTAGTAATGTAAAAACAATGTCACCTAAGGATTCCATGAAAGCTAAGGATAACGTAGGATCGCCTATTATCCCTTCCAGTGCTTGTTCTTTAGTTATATAAATTATTGTTGTATCTTCATATGCATAAGCCTCGTAAGGTGAACTAGTAATTCTCTTAACAACATCAATAACGCTAGTTGCTGCTCCAGGTCCTATAATTACTTGAGTTCTTTGCTTGCCGTTCAGAGTTAAGAAACGAATTCCAAGCAGCCCTTCTTCTACACCATAGACAGCAGTTAATTCTTGTCCATATTTTATGAATAGTTCCCCTTTTTTAATGGTTATACGTTGATTGAATTTTTGCATAAAGTCGATAATTTTCTTATTTGTATTTAGCCAAGGATAATTTAAAAATTTAGTCAAAGTATAAATATCTTCCCCCATAGATAATATCCCCCTTACAAAATAATAGCTTCAAATATTATCTAAATATAGTATAATATGTTAAATATATTTCAAGAATATGCTGTATTTTCCAAGTCGGAAAAGAAAAAATGTAACAAAAAATGACTTAAATAAATAATATCATATTTGTAAGATTGTGCAATATTGACCTTTTCTCGATAAAACAGACACTCTAGAGTTAGTTTTTCTAATGAATTCTTAGAATTCCTCAATATTTCAATTTGGTAGCAGGAGACCGCCCTCGCCGGGTGGCATAAGGCCAAGAGGGTCTTAGTGTATCCTGGCTATCAAGGATCTTCGGCTTCGCCTCCGATGAACAAGCGTTGCTCGCCCTTGGCAACGGCCAAACGACTTCGCTAAGCGGCTCTTCGTTGATATTCATAGTATCTCTTTAAGAATTCAACTGGCGTTATGTTGCCCAATGCTGGTGTCTTCGCTTTCGATTGTAGAAGCCTTCTATATACCAGAATATATCATTTCTTGCTTCTTTCAGGTCCTTGTACTTCCTGTGATGCAGCCTTTCTGATTTGATGGTACTGAAAAAGGTTTAATTCCATTTTGCTCCAGTTCTTTGATATAGGCTACACTACAATATTGGCTTCCTTGGTCAGAGTGATGGATTAATCCTTCGTCCGGCCTGTGCCGCTTTAAAGCATTCCTTAGTGCTCCTAAGCATAGTTCTGTTCTCATATGGTCGGAAACCACTCCGGGATACTTCTAATGTTTCGCACATCTTCTCAACCGGAAAGCCGGAGTTGCTCTCTTTCTTGATGATTTCATAAACTATTTCCGGTTGTTTTTGCCGAAGATGGCGGTAGCCTTTTTTAAGATATCTATGGTCATTTCCTGATCGGTTATCTTTTTATCTTTTGCCTTTAATTGGTCTTTTAATTCGGCTATCTCTGATTATCTGGATCCTGACCTTCTTTACTTGCTTTAAGCCAGTTATGAACGCTTTGTTGATTAACACCAAAATCCTTGACAACGCCTAATATTGACCGATTCTCTTCTTGTATCAGCCGTACGATATCTTTCTTAAATTGTTCGTCATAACGTTTCCCATTTTTGCTCATTTTTTCATCCTCCACAGGTTTATTTTACTCTAACTCACCTGTGTCCGACAAATCGGGTATAGGTCAATTATTATCCGAATATATTTTGTATACATCGGAATAAACACTTGTTATTTCTAAAAAAGTGTGTTAACTTTTTGATATATTTTATAGGTAATTTAAGCAAAGATGCTTATTCCTCATCCAAATGATTTGAGGGCTAAGTTTGGTTTTGCTTTTTTTGCTTTTTGTGGTTATTTATCTATGGACCATTATTTAATATCTAAATCTGAAGGGAGATTTCGAAACAATGGATATCTTTGCAATGAACGTTTTTAACGACGCCGTCATGAGGGAACGGCTGCCCAAAGCAACTTATAAAGCTTTGAAGAAAACAATTGAGGACGGGAAAGCACTGGATCCCGATGTCGCAGAAGTCGTTGCGAATGCAATGAAAGACTGGGCGATTGAAAAAGGAGCTACCCACTATACCCACTGGTTCCAGCCGATGACAGGACTCACTGCGGAGAAGCATGACTCGTTTATTTCTCCGACTGCCGACGGCAAAGTCATTATGGAATTTTCCGGCAAAGAACTTATCAAAGGCGAACCTGATGCATCTTCTTTCCCAAGCGGCGGCATTAGAGCCACATTTGAGGCCAGAGGCTATACTGCCTGGGACTGCACCTCTCCGGCTTTTGCCAGAGAAGAGAAAAACGGCAACGTCACGCTGACGATTCCCACAGTATTCTATTCGTATACCGGTGAAGTTCTCGACAAAAAAATTCCGCTTTTACGTTCTATGGAAGCACTCTCCAAACAAGCAGTAAGACTGTTAAAATTATTCGGCAATACGACCGCAACCCGTGTCATTTCTACGGTCGGACCCGAGCAGGAATACTTTCTGATTGATAAAAGTTTTTTTGATGCCAGAATGGATTTAGTCCTTACCGGCAGAACACTCTTTGGCGCTCCTCCGGCTAAAGGCCAGGAAATGGAAGACCACTACTTCGGCAGTATTAAAGAGCGCATTGCTGCCTTTATGAAAGAATTGAATGAAGAACTCTGGAAGTTAGGCGTTTTGGCTAAAACGCAGCACAACGAAGTTGCTCCTGGCCAGTTTGAGATTGCCCCGATTTTCTCGACAACCAATGTTTCTACCGACCATAACCAACTGGTCATGGATACTTTGAAAAAGGTTGCCTTGCATCATGATCTGGTCTGCCTGCTTCATGAGAAACCGTTTGCAGGCGTCAATGGTTCCGGAAAACACAATAACTGGTCCATGAGCACCAATGATGGACAGAATCTGCTTGATCCGGGAAACACCCCGCACGATAACGCTCAGTTCTTAACTTTCCTTTGTGCTGTCATTAAAGCTGTGGACGAATACTCCGAACTGCTCAGGGTGTCCGCCGCCAACCCTGGAAACGACCACCGTCTCGGTGCGAATGAGGCTCCCCCGGCGATCATTTCCATGTTCCTCGGCGACATGCTTTCGGATATTGTCGAACAAATCCAAAACAATGGCGGTGCTGTATCATCCAAACCAAACGGCACTTTGACAGTCGGCGTGTCCACGCTTCCGGAAATCCCGAAGGATAACTCAGACCGCAACCGGACTTCACCGTTTGCCTTTACCGGAAATAAATTTGAGTTCCGTATGGTTCCTTCCAGTGCATCCATCGCCGGCCCGAACATGGTCCTGAATACGATTGTCGCTGAAAGTATTTGCCAGATTGCCGATAAGCTTGAAAAGGCTGCCGATTTTAACAGCGAACTGCAGGCCCTCTTGAAAGAAATTCTGGTCAAACACAATCGTATCATCTTCAATGGCAACAACTATTCCGAAGACTGGGTCACTGAAGCAGAAAAACGTGGTCTGCCAAACATCAAATCCATGGTGGAAGCTTTGGAGCACTTCATTGATGAGAAGAATGTCAATGCGTTTGAAAAACACGGTGTATTGAGCAAACAGGAAGTTCATTCCCGTTACGAGATTTTGCTGGAGCAATACAGCAAAACGATCAATATCGAAGCCAAAACGATGATTGATATGGCTAACAGACTTATTCTTCCCGCAGCTGCAAAATATGCAACTGACCTGGCCGGTTCCGTGCAAAGCGTTAAAGCTGCTGTAGCTGCTGCGGATACCTCGGCTCAGGAAGAAGTCATTAAAGAAGTATCTTCGGCTTTAGGTTCCTTTAAAGCCAAAACTGTGGCTTTGGAAAAAGCTGTCTTGGGTGCGGCTGATGTTGAAGATGCCCATGCCAACGCGGTTTACTACCGTGATATCGTCTTTGTCGCAATGAATGAATTGAGGATCTATGGGGATAAGCTTGAAACACTTGTTGACGCGGAGCTTTGGCCGCTGCCAACTTATGTGGAAATGCTATTCATCATTTAATCCATACCCTTCAGAATAAAATAGCAGAGGAGAGGGCACCAGCCCTCTCCTCTGCTATTTTATTACATTCTCATCGTCATTTCTCTATCCCTCATCAGCTTTGCAGGCCATTTACTGTTTTGAGTTCTTATCGCCTGCCGGCCCAAAATCCTCCGCGGAAATTCTTAGGCTCCTGGAAAAATATAAACGCACTTGGGCAGGAATCATTAACAATATTCAAAAGTTCTTTTTGCCGATTTCTTTTGGCCAGAACCAACATCAGGAGGCGTTTCCCGTCGCGGCCTTCCCCGGTCCAGGTCGTAACGCCAAATCCTTTCTTACGCAATAATTTGGGAAGCGTCTCATCGAGCGAATCAACAATGACCTCGGCAGTCATGTACCCGAGAGCAAGTCTTTCCTCGATCCTGCTTCCCAGATACACTCCGATACCATAGCCGATGCAATATGCTGCGATGTTCCAGTAGCTGTCCAGGTTTTTCAGAATAATAGACAATCCGGCAATGTACACGAGCACTTCGACCATGGACAGTATGGAAGCATACTCCTTTAAGCCCTTGATCACAAGGATAAACCGTACCGTTGTCAGTGATACGTACGTAATATTAATAGCCATGATCATCAGAGCAAACAGGACTACTTGGCTCATTCTTATCACCAATCTTCTTTTTTCGGCTGGATCATTCTTTGATATTATTATGATCCATTTTAGCGTAATTCTACTATGCTGTTCCAAATCTTTCTGAATTGCTGTCTCACTCACATTGCCGATTATCTCCTGCGTATTACAAAAATACCTGTATATGTAAAGAAATGAATAAAATATGCTAAGGAACGCACAATAATGACGAACTGGCAAAAGACTGGCTTTTTTTCATTCAGCAAGCCAATATTCTATATCGGGAGGGGAAAATATTGAAAAAGGGCAGCTATTATGACTGGGCCCGCCAGAAAGGAATATCCCGGCGGGACTTTTTAAGGTTCTGTGCCATGACTGCAGCAATGCTGGGACTCGATGCAACCGCTGTCCCCAGAATTGTGGAAGCTTT
This genomic stretch from Dehalobacter restrictus DSM 9455 harbors:
- a CDS encoding Crp/Fnr family transcriptional regulator yields the protein MGEDIYTLTKFLNYPWLNTNKKIIDFMQKFNQRITIKKGELFIKYGQELTAVYGVEEGLLGIRFLTLNGKQRTQVIIGPGAATSVIDVVKRITSSPYEAYAYEDTTIIYITKEQALEGIIGDPTLSLAFMESLGDIVFTLLERLESSSSYCPKQRLILFLRNLNDPFQVEENGWYRSKYKFTHQDIADIIGTTREYVTLHLTDLKKKGLIKVMEHYIYFCKDFKTLIRPELYSE
- a CDS encoding glutamine synthetase III, encoding MDIFAMNVFNDAVMRERLPKATYKALKKTIEDGKALDPDVAEVVANAMKDWAIEKGATHYTHWFQPMTGLTAEKHDSFISPTADGKVIMEFSGKELIKGEPDASSFPSGGIRATFEARGYTAWDCTSPAFAREEKNGNVTLTIPTVFYSYTGEVLDKKIPLLRSMEALSKQAVRLLKLFGNTTATRVISTVGPEQEYFLIDKSFFDARMDLVLTGRTLFGAPPAKGQEMEDHYFGSIKERIAAFMKELNEELWKLGVLAKTQHNEVAPGQFEIAPIFSTTNVSTDHNQLVMDTLKKVALHHDLVCLLHEKPFAGVNGSGKHNNWSMSTNDGQNLLDPGNTPHDNAQFLTFLCAVIKAVDEYSELLRVSAANPGNDHRLGANEAPPAIISMFLGDMLSDIVEQIQNNGGAVSSKPNGTLTVGVSTLPEIPKDNSDRNRTSPFAFTGNKFEFRMVPSSASIAGPNMVLNTIVAESICQIADKLEKAADFNSELQALLKEILVKHNRIIFNGNNYSEDWVTEAEKRGLPNIKSMVEALEHFIDEKNVNAFEKHGVLSKQEVHSRYEILLEQYSKTINIEAKTMIDMANRLILPAAAKYATDLAGSVQSVKAAVAAADTSAQEEVIKEVSSALGSFKAKTVALEKAVLGAADVEDAHANAVYYRDIVFVAMNELRIYGDKLETLVDAELWPLPTYVEMLFII
- a CDS encoding DUF2179 domain-containing protein, with the protein product MSQVVLFALMIMAINITYVSLTTVRFILVIKGLKEYASILSMVEVLVYIAGLSIILKNLDSYWNIAAYCIGYGIGVYLGSRIEERLALGYMTAEVIVDSLDETLPKLLRKKGFGVTTWTGEGRDGKRLLMLVLAKRNRQKELLNIVNDSCPSAFIFFQEPKNFRGGFWAGRR
- a CDS encoding DDE-type integrase/transposase/recombinase, which produces MHEAGEQNHRGRCKAPSSRPKSTHCATEPNRVRSWDITYLPGPVRGIYFYLYLILDIFSRDIVGWEVWIEESAEHASQLIRWAVMAQNITRQEEPLVLHSDNGSPMKGESMLEMLYQLGITSSRSRPRVSRFIKRMPQLPE